The Nitrospirota bacterium genomic sequence ATGATGCAGTCTGAAAGGCTGGATGCCATGCAGCAGCAGATCAACGCACTGCAGCGCAATGAACAAAGCCAGACTCCCGCGGCAGTCGCCTCTGCAACAAAGAAGCAGCAGCCTGATACAGCTTCCCTGCAAGATCCTCTTCCATGGTTCACAATCAGTTCCGGTAACGACCTGGTTAAACTTTCCCTCTCGGGCCAGGTGAACCGGGCTGTTACTATCGTTCACGACGGGAGAAAAACGGGTCTTTACCCTGTTGACAACAGCACCAGCGGCAGCCGCGTCCGCTTTATCGGCACAGCCAAAATTGACGACGATCTGTCAGTCGGGACCCGCATCGAGGTGACCGTTGCCCCTGACACCTCTGCCCAAGTCTCCCAGACAAGCCCAACCCCGGGCACATACTTTGATCAACGATGGGCAGAGTTTTCCCTGACAAGTGTCAAATATGGCAAACTGTCTCTCGGCAAGGGTGACACAGCCTCAAACTCTACTGCTGAAGTGGACCTCTCGCGAACCGATGTGGTGCAGTACGCCAGCATTGCGGATATCGCATCCGGAATGCTCTTTCGCGAAAAAAGGGGCACCAACGCGCTGACGACACTGAAGGTGTCGGATGTTTTTCAGGATAGGGATGGTTTGAGCCGTCAGTCACGACTGCGATACGACACCCCCACCTATTGCGGTTTCAGCCTTGCTGTCTCGCTCGTGACTGATCAGCGTTACGATGCAGGTATCTTCTGGTATGGCGAGGGCCATGGTCTAAAGGCTGCCGGGGCGTTTGCCATATCAGATCCCAATCTTCCGGACAGCGGTCTGCAGTATGACGGCTCACTGTCAGTCCTGCACCAGAACACCGGCCTGAACCTTACCCTGTCCGGTGGCCTGCAGGAGAGGGTAAGGCAAAAGGCCGCAACCAACCTGTATGGTAAGGTGGGCTGGATCGCAGATTTGAACAAGCTGGGGAACACGGCTTTTGGCATTGACTACACGAGGTCGGAAAACCTGCCTTCGCCAAGAGATAGCGCCTGGTCAGTGGGAGCGACAGCGGTCCAGTTTGTCACCAGGATAGCTACGGAGTTCTACATTCAGTACCGCAACTATGCCCTTGATCGACAATCCGGCCCGGCGGTCGAAAATATCATCGTGAGCACTGTCGGGGCAAGGGTAAAATTTTGATACAGAGATTTTTAATATCAGTGACTGTCCTCTTGTTGTTTTTTTCAGGCATCGGGGCTTTTCCTGCAAGAGCCGATGTCCTGACCGTGAAAGTCGGAGTCTATGAAAATGCTCCGAAGGTCTTCACCTCCGAATCCGGCAAACCCTCAGGCATTTTTATCGATATCATCGAGTCTATAGCAAAAAGCGAAGGGTGGGATCTGCGCTATGTGGCAGGTACGTTCGCGGAAGGGCTGGACCGTCTGACACGGGGAGAGATTGACCTTATGCCTGACGTGGCATATACGTCGGATCGTGACAAGTTGTTTGCCTTTCATAAGGTGGCGGTTCTCTCCTCCTGGTCACAGATATATGCCGCCAGAGGCAGCGGAATCAGGTCGATCGTGGATTTGAACGGAAAACGAATTGCTGTTCTGGAACGCTCGGTACAGCAGGAGACATTCAACCGGCTTACCAACGGCTTTGGAATCCAGATCACGATCATCACTGCATCGGATTACAAAACCATGTTTGAGCGCGTCGCTAGGGGGGAGGTCGATGCCGCCATAACCAATCGTTTTTATGGTCTGATGCATGCGAAAAAAGCCGGACTTGAAGATACCGCGATTATTTTCGAACCATCCGACCTCTTTTTCGCGGCGACCAGAAACGATCCCAAACGATTACTGAACAGCATTGACAGCCGTCTTTCGGATCTAAAAAAAGACTCTCAATCAGAGTATTATGCGTCGTTGAAACGATGGACCTCCGAAGAGGTCAGATTCAAATTACCGGCATGGCTACAAATCCTCGGCCTCGTTCTTGGCATTGCCCTGCTCCTGAGCCTGGCCGGAAGCTTCATTTTGAAGCATCAGGTCGACACCCGCACCCGGGAACTTCGAACAAGCGAACAAAAGTATCGGGAGCTCGTTCAGAACGCAAATAGCATAATTCTTCGGTGGAACCGCGCAGGAGAGATCACCTTTCTGAACGAGTTTGGACAGAACTTTTTCGGCTATTCAGAAGCTGAAATTCTCGGCCGTCATGTAGTTGGCACTATTGTTCCTGAATCGGAAAGCACAGGCAGGGATCTGAGCCCTCTTATGGATGAAATATGTGCGCGCCCCGAAGAGTTTGAGAATAACATCAATGAAAACATGCTGCGTAACGGAGACCGGGTCTGGATTTCCTGGACCAACAAGATCGTTAAGAATAATGCGGGACAGGTGCTCGAAATTCTCAGCATTGGTTCCGATATCACAGAACGGAAACAGACTGAGGAGGAGCTGGATAAGCACCGCCTGCACCTAGAGGAGATGGTAAACGAACGCACTGTCGAACTGAAGGCAAAACAAACTGAGCTGGAGGCAGCGAACAACAAACTCAAGGACCTCGATCGTCTCAAATCCATGTTCATTGCCTCCATGAGTCATGAGTTGAGGACCCCGCTGAATTCCATTATAGGGTTTACCGGCATTATCCTCCAGGGCATGACCGGTGAAATAAATGCAGAGCAAAGGGACCAACTCCAGAGGGTATTGAAGGCCGGCAAGCATCTGCTTGCCCTTATCACGGATGTTATCGATATTTCGAAGATCGAGGCAGGAAAGATCGAGGCCTATGCTGAGGAGTTTCCACTGGATAGCGTAATCAATGATGCCCTGTCAGAACTGAAACTGCCGATCAAAGAAAAGGGTCTGGAGATCGGGGTCAGT encodes the following:
- a CDS encoding porin; protein product: MRQCDTQLAIVVICLFLLSTPLQAADKDDQKISDKSLEQVQNGLDTDNRDTGSVPVDAKLLRQLQQTIQQQQQQIRQQAAQIMMQSERLDAMQQQINALQRNEQSQTPAAVASATKKQQPDTASLQDPLPWFTISSGNDLVKLSLSGQVNRAVTIVHDGRKTGLYPVDNSTSGSRVRFIGTAKIDDDLSVGTRIEVTVAPDTSAQVSQTSPTPGTYFDQRWAEFSLTSVKYGKLSLGKGDTASNSTAEVDLSRTDVVQYASIADIASGMLFREKRGTNALTTLKVSDVFQDRDGLSRQSRLRYDTPTYCGFSLAVSLVTDQRYDAGIFWYGEGHGLKAAGAFAISDPNLPDSGLQYDGSLSVLHQNTGLNLTLSGGLQERVRQKAATNLYGKVGWIADLNKLGNTAFGIDYTRSENLPSPRDSAWSVGATAVQFVTRIATEFYIQYRNYALDRQSGPAVENIIVSTVGARVKF
- a CDS encoding transporter substrate-binding domain-containing protein; protein product: MKVGVYENAPKVFTSESGKPSGIFIDIIESIAKSEGWDLRYVAGTFAEGLDRLTRGEIDLMPDVAYTSDRDKLFAFHKVAVLSSWSQIYAARGSGIRSIVDLNGKRIAVLERSVQQETFNRLTNGFGIQITIITASDYKTMFERVARGEVDAAITNRFYGLMHAKKAGLEDTAIIFEPSDLFFAATRNDPKRLLNSIDSRLSDLKKDSQSEYYASLKRWTSEEVRFKLPAWLQILGLVLGIALLLSLAGSFILKHQVDTRTRELRTSEQKYRELVQNANSIILRWNRAGEITFLNEFGQNFFGYSEAEILGRHVVGTIVPESESTGRDLSPLMDEICARPEEFENNINENMLRNGDRVWISWTNKIVKNNAGQVLEILSIGSDITERKQTEEELDKHRLHLEEMVNERTVELKAKQTELEAANNKLKDLDRLKSMFIASMSHELRTPLNSIIGFTGIILQGMTGEINAEQRDQLQRVLKAGKHLLALITDVIDISKIEAGKIEAYAEEFPLDSVINDALSELKLPIKEKGLEIGVSMIPEKIILKTDRKRLFQCVLNYLSNAVKYSEKGTITILAEEKGDKMQIKVTDTGIGIKEEDLSRLFQSFIRLDSNLRMTVSGTGLGLYLTKKLATEVLGGEVSVTSTYGKGSTFMLSIPKNLRNKTDQEILPQ